The following proteins are co-located in the Synchiropus splendidus isolate RoL2022-P1 chromosome 14, RoL_Sspl_1.0, whole genome shotgun sequence genome:
- the wnt2 gene encoding protein Wnt-2, which translates to MNLLPSGICLYLSVAICWLTPEVDASWWYMGTLGSQVMCDNIPGLVNKQRQLCRQNPKVMQAIGAGMKDWISECQHQFRNHRWNCRTMARDHNLFGRLLLRSSREVAFVYAISSAGVVYTLARACSQGELDSCSCDPTKKGSSQDDKGSFDWGGCSDHVDHAVRFSQAFVDAKERKERDARALMNLHNNRAGRKAVKRFMNLECKCHGVSGSCSVRTCWLAMADFRRTGDHLRKRYNGAVQVAVNQYGTGFTAAHAHFKRPSKNDLVYFEDSPDYCIRDHESGSLGTGGRVCNRTSRGVDGCEVMCCGRGYDTSRVSQTTKCECKFHWCCAVHCRDCNQQVDVHTCKTQT; encoded by the exons ATGAACTTATTGCCAAGTGGAATATGTTTGTATCTGTCTGTTGCAATCTGCTGGCTGACGCCCGAGGTGGACGCGTCATGGTG GTACATGGGGACCCTGGGCTCCCAGGTCATGTGCGACAACATCCCTGGACTGGTCAACAAGCAGCGCCAACTGTGCCGCCAAAATCCCAAAGTGATGCAGGCCATCGGCGCCGGGATGAAGGACTGGATATCCGAGTGCCAGCATCAGTTCCGGAACCACCGCTGGAACTGCAGAACAATGGCCAGGGACCACAACCTGTTCGGACGCCTGCTGCTGCGTA GTAGTCGAGAGGTGGCGTTCGTCTACGCCATCTCCTCGGCCGGCGTGGTCTACACGCTCGCGCGAGCCTGCAGCCAGGGCGAGCTGGACTCCTGCTCCTGTGATCCCACCAAGAAGGGCTCGTCGCAGGACGACAAGGGCTCCTTCGACTGGGGCGGCTGCAGCGACCACGTGGACCACGCCGTGCGCTTCAGCCAGGCCTTCGTGGACGCCAAGGAGAGGAAGGAGCGGGACGCGCGCGCCCTGATGAACCTGCACAACAATCGCGCTGGCAGGAAg GCAGTGAAGCGCTTCATGAATCTGGAGTGCAAATGTCACGGCGTAAGCGGCTCCTGCAGCGTCCGGACCTGCTGGCTGGCCATGGCCGACTTCAGACGCACCGGCGATCACCTCCGGAAGAGGTACAACGGCGCGGTGCAGGTCGCCGTCAACCAGTACGGAACCGGTTTCACCGCCGCGCACGCACACTTCAAGCGGCCCAGCAAGAACGACCTGGTGTACTTCGAGGACTCGCCGGATTACTGCATACGAGATCACGAGTCAG GGTCTTTGGGGACGGGCGGGCGAGTGTGCAACCGGACGTCCCGCGGCGTGGACGGGTGTGAGGTGATGTGCTGCGGCCGAGGTTACGACACGTCGCGGGTCAGCCAGACCACCAAGTGCGAATGCAAGTTTCACTGGTGCTGCGCCGTGCACTGCCGAGACTGCAACCAGCAGGTGGACGTGCACACGTGCAAGACTCAGACGTGA